From the Natrarchaeobaculum aegyptiacum genome, one window contains:
- the hisH gene encoding imidazole glycerol phosphate synthase subunit HisH, whose amino-acid sequence MSTQTADLEQSAGEARASVVVVDYGLGNLRSVTRGLERAGAAVEITDDPDAFEAADGVVLPGVGAFREGVENADPIREDLLAVAERDQPLFGICLGMQMLLTTSEEGATDGDAAVEGLDLIPGTNVRFSEGQKVPHMGWNELEVEHDHPLVDGVEGEYAYFVHSYYAVPDDEDATVASTDYEREFPAIVANEDGTVFGTQFHPEKSGETGLQILRNFVDICVSD is encoded by the coding sequence ATGAGCACCCAGACCGCCGATCTCGAGCAGTCAGCCGGGGAGGCGCGGGCCTCGGTCGTCGTCGTCGACTACGGCCTCGGGAACCTCCGGAGCGTTACCCGGGGTCTCGAGCGCGCGGGCGCGGCCGTCGAGATTACGGACGATCCCGACGCGTTCGAGGCGGCAGACGGCGTCGTCCTCCCGGGCGTGGGCGCGTTCCGCGAGGGCGTCGAAAACGCCGATCCGATCCGCGAGGACCTGCTCGCCGTCGCCGAGCGCGACCAGCCGCTCTTTGGCATCTGTCTCGGCATGCAGATGCTGTTGACGACGAGCGAGGAAGGCGCGACCGACGGCGACGCGGCCGTCGAGGGCCTCGACCTGATTCCAGGCACCAACGTGCGGTTCTCGGAGGGGCAGAAGGTCCCCCACATGGGCTGGAACGAACTCGAAGTTGAGCACGACCACCCGCTCGTCGACGGCGTCGAGGGTGAATACGCCTACTTCGTCCACTCCTACTACGCGGTCCCTGACGACGAAGACGCGACGGTGGCGAGTACGGACTACGAACGGGAGTTCCCCGCCATCGTCGCCAACGAGGACGGCACCGTCTTCGGCACCCAGTTTCACCCCGAAAAAAGCGGCGAGACCGGGTTGCAGATCCTCCGGAACTTCGTCGACATCTGCGTCTCGGACTGA
- a CDS encoding amidohydrolase family protein encodes MELTGTILRGREFEPVEGRVIVGEDGRIEAVEEAAVHSADLICPAFVNAHTHVGDSIAKEAGRGLTLEELVAPPDGLKHRLLRAADREELVAAVRRSLSFMQRGGTAACLDFREGDVEGVEMLRDAGDGLEIDALAFARGSVDAMHAGDGFGASGANDADFDRERRATREAGKPFGIHAGEVDSSDINPALDLDPDFLVHVVHPESVHLDRIADSEVPIVVCPRSNLVTGVGLSPYEDLSERTTLALGTDNVMLNSPSMFREMAFLSKLSDLSDDEILRMATVNGADLANLEYGLIEPGREARLLVLDGDSDNLSGVRDPVRAVVRRASVDDVRNVVFPSA; translated from the coding sequence ATGGAACTGACTGGGACGATTCTACGGGGTCGAGAGTTCGAACCGGTCGAGGGGCGGGTGATCGTCGGCGAGGACGGCCGCATCGAGGCCGTCGAGGAGGCGGCGGTACACAGTGCCGACCTGATCTGTCCAGCGTTCGTCAACGCTCACACGCACGTCGGCGACTCGATCGCCAAGGAAGCCGGCCGGGGGCTCACGCTCGAGGAGCTCGTCGCCCCGCCGGACGGACTGAAACACCGGTTGCTCCGCGCGGCCGACCGCGAGGAACTCGTCGCCGCCGTTCGCCGATCGCTGTCGTTCATGCAACGCGGTGGGACCGCAGCCTGTCTGGACTTCCGCGAGGGTGACGTGGAGGGCGTCGAGATGCTCCGGGACGCGGGTGACGGACTCGAGATCGACGCCCTCGCGTTCGCCCGCGGCTCGGTCGACGCCATGCACGCGGGCGACGGATTCGGTGCCAGCGGAGCCAACGACGCGGACTTCGACCGCGAGCGGCGAGCAACTCGCGAGGCAGGCAAGCCTTTCGGCATCCACGCGGGCGAAGTCGATTCGAGCGACATCAACCCCGCGCTGGACCTCGACCCGGACTTTCTCGTCCACGTCGTCCACCCGGAATCGGTCCACCTCGATCGGATCGCCGACAGCGAGGTACCGATCGTGGTCTGTCCGCGCTCGAATCTCGTCACCGGCGTCGGCCTCTCGCCGTACGAGGACCTGTCCGAGCGGACGACGCTGGCGCTCGGCACGGACAACGTGATGCTCAACTCGCCGTCGATGTTCCGCGAGATGGCGTTTCTCTCGAAACTCTCCGACCTGTCGGACGACGAAATCCTCAGGATGGCGACCGTCAACGGGGCCGACCTCGCCAACCTCGAGTACGGGCTAATCGAGCCGGGTCGGGAGGCACGGTTGCTCGTCCTCGACGGCGACTCGGACAATCTCAGCGGCGTGCGAGACCCGGTGCGTGCCGTCGTCCGACGGGCGAGCGTCGACGACGTCCGTAACGTCGTCTTCCCGTCTGCGTGA
- a CDS encoding universal stress protein, with product MYDQLLAPTDGSPEVEQALEYAVDLAREHDATIRGLYVVNAAGYVGLPMETAWDGVSDVLRGDGERALRRLEEIVPSDIPVETVVREGSPSRAIVEEAETSDCDLVVMGTHGRGGIDRLLLGSITECVVRRAPVPVLTIQVDRDGVEDRPEPTSRVTLE from the coding sequence ATGTACGACCAGCTCCTCGCCCCCACGGACGGTTCCCCGGAGGTCGAACAGGCACTCGAGTACGCCGTCGACCTCGCGCGGGAACACGACGCCACCATCCGCGGGCTCTACGTCGTCAACGCGGCCGGCTACGTCGGCCTGCCGATGGAGACCGCCTGGGACGGCGTCAGCGACGTTCTCAGGGGGGACGGGGAACGAGCCCTTCGGCGACTCGAGGAGATCGTTCCGTCGGATATCCCGGTCGAGACGGTCGTTCGCGAGGGTTCTCCCAGTCGCGCGATCGTCGAGGAAGCCGAGACCAGCGACTGCGACCTCGTCGTCATGGGAACACACGGTCGTGGCGGCATCGATCGCCTCCTGCTGGGCAGCATCACCGAGTGCGTCGTCAGGCGCGCGCCGGTTCCCGTCCTGACGATTCAGGTCGACCGTGACGGCGTCGAGGACCGGCCGGAGCCGACCTCCCGGGTCACCCTCGAGTGA
- a CDS encoding biotin--[acetyl-CoA-carboxylase] ligase, translated as MNETRRAIIEAIADGPVSGPELAERLEISRAAVWKHVDALRADGFEIEGKADGYELTAVGPYNGPTVEFGLEAPFEVEYHDSIGSTNDRGRELATEGAADVVVLADEQVGGRGRLEREWSSPSGGVWMSVVCRPTIPPAEAPLYTLAASVATARTAREAGVDARIKWPNDVVVPVGEDGDYRKLSGILTEMEGETDRVEWLVVGIGVNANLEAEDLPEGSTSVSEEANDVDRRVFVQRLLEEFESLRSDLETVVPAWRDLALTLGQRVRVDRPGGTLEGEAVDVTDTGALVVRTDEGRTTVSAGDCEHLRPV; from the coding sequence ATGAACGAGACGCGACGCGCCATCATCGAGGCGATCGCCGACGGCCCGGTATCGGGACCGGAACTGGCCGAGCGCCTCGAGATCTCCCGGGCGGCAGTCTGGAAACACGTCGACGCGCTGCGAGCGGATGGCTTCGAGATCGAAGGAAAAGCCGACGGCTACGAACTGACGGCCGTCGGCCCCTACAACGGGCCCACGGTCGAGTTCGGCCTCGAGGCACCCTTCGAGGTCGAGTACCACGACTCGATCGGCTCGACGAACGATCGCGGGCGCGAACTGGCGACCGAGGGCGCGGCGGACGTCGTCGTCCTCGCAGACGAGCAGGTCGGCGGCCGCGGACGACTCGAGCGCGAGTGGTCTTCGCCGTCGGGTGGCGTCTGGATGAGCGTCGTCTGCAGGCCGACGATTCCGCCCGCAGAGGCGCCGCTGTACACGCTCGCGGCGTCGGTCGCCACGGCTCGCACGGCTCGCGAGGCCGGCGTCGACGCCCGGATCAAGTGGCCCAACGACGTGGTGGTCCCCGTCGGCGAGGACGGCGACTACCGGAAGCTCTCGGGCATCCTCACGGAGATGGAAGGCGAGACAGACCGCGTCGAGTGGCTCGTCGTCGGGATCGGCGTCAACGCGAACCTCGAGGCCGAGGACCTTCCCGAGGGGTCGACGAGCGTCAGCGAGGAAGCAAACGATGTGGACCGTCGCGTGTTCGTCCAGCGGCTGCTCGAGGAGTTCGAGAGCCTCCGGAGCGACCTCGAGACGGTCGTCCCCGCGTGGCGGGACCTCGCCCTGACCCTCGGTCAGCGCGTCCGCGTCGATCGACCGGGCGGCACGCTCGAGGGCGAGGCGGTCGACGTCACCGACACCGGCGCGCTCGTGGTGCGAACCGACGAGGGCCGAACGACGGTCTCGGCTGGCGACTGCGAACACCTCCGACCGGTCTGA
- a CDS encoding tyrosine--tRNA ligase, with product MDTYDLITRNAEEVVTESEVRDLTADPEGKRAYVGYEPSGVLHIGHLLTANKLIDLQEAGMEVVVLLADVHAYLNGKGSFEEIRETAERMKAQFIAYGLEEESTEFVYGSEFQLDEDYTLDLHKLELSTTMNRAQRAMAELAGDETAKVSHLVYPLMQALDIEYLDLDLAVGGMDQRKVHMLHREEVPDLGYEARPCLHTPIVADLTSGEGKMSSSAGVTISMEDSTDEIEEKVNSAFCPPTRDPEGDLENPVLELFEYHVFPRFEEVVVERPEKYGGDLTYDDYESLAADLESGELHPADAKSTLAAHLDELIEPGREKLRELRD from the coding sequence ATGGATACCTACGACCTGATAACGCGAAACGCCGAGGAGGTCGTTACCGAATCTGAGGTGCGCGACCTGACAGCCGATCCCGAGGGAAAACGGGCCTACGTCGGCTACGAGCCATCCGGCGTGCTCCACATCGGCCACCTGCTGACGGCGAACAAACTCATCGACCTGCAGGAAGCCGGGATGGAGGTCGTCGTCCTGCTTGCGGACGTCCACGCCTACCTCAACGGCAAGGGTAGCTTCGAAGAGATCCGAGAGACCGCAGAACGGATGAAAGCCCAGTTCATCGCCTACGGCCTCGAGGAAGAGTCCACGGAGTTCGTCTACGGCTCGGAGTTTCAGCTCGACGAAGACTACACGCTCGACCTCCACAAACTCGAGCTCTCGACGACGATGAATCGTGCCCAGCGTGCGATGGCGGAACTGGCCGGTGACGAGACGGCGAAGGTCAGCCACCTCGTCTACCCGCTGATGCAGGCACTGGACATCGAGTACCTCGACCTGGATCTCGCCGTCGGCGGAATGGACCAGCGAAAGGTCCACATGCTCCACCGCGAGGAGGTCCCCGACCTCGGCTACGAGGCCCGTCCCTGCCTGCATACGCCGATCGTCGCCGACCTCACCTCCGGCGAGGGCAAGATGTCCTCGAGCGCAGGCGTCACTATCTCGATGGAGGACTCGACCGACGAAATCGAAGAGAAGGTCAACTCGGCGTTTTGCCCGCCGACGCGCGATCCGGAAGGCGACCTCGAGAACCCCGTCCTCGAACTGTTCGAGTACCACGTCTTCCCCCGCTTCGAGGAAGTCGTCGTCGAACGCCCCGAGAAGTACGGCGGCGACCTCACCTACGACGACTACGAGTCGCTGGCCGCAGACCTCGAGTCGGGTGAACTGCACCCCGCAGACGCAAAGAGCACGCTCGCGGCCCACCTCGACGAACTGATCGAGCCCGGTCGCGAGAAGCTTCGCGAACTGCGCGACTGA
- a CDS encoding copper resistance CopC/CopD family protein, which produces MRQRNSSSSDGRNDRSSAARVASRSLVACLLVLLVLATVTMPAAGHAYLSETDPGNGEQVDELPEEVVLSFSGDGVQVADIEILDPDGEVIADDPEIDPDDTQIVRVPVEDGADAEGMYTVEWEVLADDGHTTSGSFFFSVGDEPLDRDAVLEAYEEDETDDDLSAAEAGAKGLVLIALVGLLGAPIAAGLAVYPAAGRRAGATDGRSGVSSAYAVVDRRLATLLTGFIALLFVGVLALGFARVAGIDGAPLEALGSYLETPLGQAWLVQLGAVVAVAALSAVAHRNLCSRRTWLGGTVLGALVVTGTISWTSHSATAIDRLQGFVVDFGHIAGAGLWVGGLIVLAVVLTPLLETVEPAERRSLAAAVIRRYSLVALAGVTLAGATGLALAAWHVPSLSALFETLYGLSLSVKTLAVLLALGFGGFTRFVLLRRLEADSPSPGGLLRRLTDRGRTVREDGGESTDAGTTALVTRTVRLEVAVLVFVLLLSGLLTSAPTAAVAGDDDGISTATIEREAGDDLSLHLEALPAKSDDDDRLHLEATEPVVFEVTFTDAGSGDGAEDGGDPLESEQPVRLLATSADGETTFDVELEETDDGSYATVQTFTDEGDWELRFTGGPDGAFVSEWVDVSVGPDGADGHDHSDHDHADNDHSDHEHDHESGEHDHATDEHDEHALSDGDDAASPFTVALQFGAVSVAVLGTLAVTVESIRLRDRRP; this is translated from the coding sequence ATGAGACAGCGCAACTCGAGCAGTTCGGACGGTCGGAACGATCGGTCGAGCGCTGCTCGAGTCGCATCTCGCTCGCTGGTCGCCTGTCTGCTGGTCCTGCTGGTCCTCGCGACAGTGACGATGCCGGCCGCCGGTCACGCCTACCTCAGCGAGACCGACCCCGGAAACGGTGAACAGGTTGATGAACTCCCCGAGGAGGTCGTTCTCTCGTTTTCGGGCGACGGTGTGCAGGTCGCAGACATCGAGATACTCGACCCCGACGGCGAGGTAATCGCTGACGACCCCGAAATCGACCCGGACGACACCCAGATCGTGCGAGTTCCGGTCGAAGACGGTGCCGACGCCGAGGGAATGTACACCGTCGAATGGGAGGTGCTGGCTGACGACGGCCACACGACGAGCGGGTCGTTCTTCTTCAGCGTGGGCGACGAACCACTCGACCGTGATGCCGTCCTCGAGGCGTACGAAGAGGACGAAACCGACGACGACCTCTCGGCCGCCGAAGCCGGGGCGAAGGGTCTCGTGTTGATCGCACTCGTTGGCCTCCTCGGTGCACCCATCGCGGCCGGTCTCGCTGTCTACCCGGCTGCTGGTCGCAGGGCTGGCGCAACCGATGGTCGATCCGGAGTGTCGAGTGCGTACGCCGTCGTCGATCGACGCCTCGCCACTCTGCTCACCGGGTTTATCGCACTCCTGTTCGTGGGCGTCCTCGCACTTGGCTTCGCCCGCGTCGCAGGCATCGACGGAGCGCCACTCGAGGCCCTCGGGTCCTATCTCGAGACGCCACTTGGGCAGGCGTGGCTGGTGCAACTCGGTGCAGTGGTGGCGGTCGCCGCGCTCTCCGCTGTGGCCCATCGAAACCTGTGTTCGCGGCGGACGTGGCTCGGTGGGACGGTTCTGGGTGCGCTCGTCGTGACCGGAACGATCAGCTGGACGAGCCACTCGGCGACTGCGATCGATCGGCTCCAGGGTTTCGTGGTCGACTTCGGACACATCGCTGGCGCTGGACTCTGGGTCGGCGGCCTGATCGTCCTCGCGGTCGTACTCACACCGCTCCTCGAGACGGTCGAGCCGGCCGAGCGACGCTCACTCGCCGCTGCCGTGATCCGCCGATACTCACTTGTCGCCCTCGCCGGCGTCACCCTCGCCGGCGCGACCGGTCTCGCACTCGCCGCCTGGCACGTCCCCTCGCTTTCGGCCCTCTTCGAGACGCTGTACGGCCTCTCGCTCTCGGTGAAGACGCTGGCGGTGTTGCTGGCGCTCGGATTCGGCGGATTTACCCGGTTCGTCCTCCTGCGACGGCTCGAGGCAGACTCGCCGTCGCCAGGCGGACTTCTGCGGCGACTCACGGATCGAGGTCGAACCGTTCGCGAGGACGGTGGCGAATCCACTGACGCGGGGACGACCGCGCTCGTCACCCGAACGGTCAGACTCGAAGTTGCCGTCCTCGTCTTCGTGCTCCTCCTCTCGGGACTGCTGACCTCGGCACCGACAGCCGCGGTCGCCGGTGATGACGACGGGATCTCCACCGCGACGATCGAACGCGAGGCCGGAGACGACCTCTCCCTCCACCTCGAGGCGTTGCCCGCCAAGTCGGACGACGACGATCGACTCCACCTCGAGGCCACCGAACCCGTCGTCTTCGAGGTGACCTTCACTGATGCAGGGTCGGGAGACGGTGCGGAGGATGGTGGCGATCCACTCGAGTCGGAACAACCGGTTCGATTGCTCGCCACGAGTGCCGACGGCGAGACGACCTTCGACGTGGAACTCGAGGAGACAGACGACGGATCGTACGCGACGGTTCAGACGTTCACCGACGAGGGTGACTGGGAACTCCGGTTCACGGGCGGTCCGGATGGGGCGTTCGTGAGCGAGTGGGTCGACGTGTCTGTTGGCCCTGACGGTGCGGACGGTCACGATCACTCTGACCACGACCACGCTGATAACGACCACTCGGACCACGAACACGATCATGAAAGCGGCGAGCACGACCACGCCACCGACGAGCACGACGAGCACGCGCTGAGCGATGGCGATGACGCCGCTTCGCCGTTTACCGTCGCGCTTCAGTTCGGTGCCGTTTCGGTCGCCGTCCTCGGCACGCTCGCTGTAACCGTCGAATCGATTCGACTCAGAGACCGGCGTCCGTGA
- a CDS encoding branched-chain amino acid transaminase has translation MGFDEMDVDTIWMDGEFVDWDDAQVHVLTHGLHYGTGVFEGARCYDTERGPALFRWEEHLERLYQSAKPYEMDIDFSMDELTEATKELITRQELPSCYIRPIAFYGYNSLGVSPQDCPTRVAIAVWPWGAYLGEEALENGIDVMISSWRKHASSQVPTNAKTTGLYVNSLLAGEEARRNGYAEAIVLNKEGNVAEGPGENVFLVRDGEIYTPGLSESILDGITRDTVIELAEDLGYTVHDDVSISRGELNTADELFFTGSAAEVTPIRKVDNVVIGDGSRGPVTEDIQSTFFDVVERKTDEYDEWFEYVDV, from the coding sequence ATGGGATTCGACGAGATGGACGTCGACACGATCTGGATGGACGGGGAGTTCGTCGACTGGGACGACGCCCAGGTGCACGTGCTCACCCACGGACTCCACTACGGGACCGGTGTCTTCGAGGGTGCACGCTGTTACGACACCGAGCGTGGCCCTGCACTCTTCCGCTGGGAGGAACACCTCGAGCGACTCTACCAGTCTGCAAAGCCATACGAGATGGACATCGACTTTTCGATGGACGAGTTGACCGAGGCGACGAAAGAACTCATCACCCGGCAGGAACTTCCCTCCTGTTACATCCGCCCGATCGCCTTCTACGGTTACAACTCACTCGGTGTGAGCCCGCAGGATTGCCCCACCCGCGTCGCCATCGCCGTCTGGCCGTGGGGTGCTTACCTCGGTGAGGAGGCCCTCGAGAACGGCATCGACGTGATGATCTCCTCGTGGCGCAAGCACGCCTCGAGTCAGGTGCCGACGAACGCGAAGACGACGGGGCTGTACGTCAACAGCCTCCTCGCGGGCGAGGAGGCCCGACGGAACGGCTACGCCGAGGCGATCGTCCTCAACAAGGAGGGGAACGTCGCCGAAGGGCCCGGCGAGAACGTCTTCCTCGTGCGCGACGGCGAGATCTACACACCCGGGCTCTCGGAGTCCATCCTCGACGGTATCACCCGCGACACCGTCATCGAACTCGCCGAAGATCTGGGCTACACCGTCCACGACGACGTCTCGATCTCGCGTGGCGAACTCAACACGGCCGACGAACTCTTCTTCACCGGCTCTGCAGCCGAAGTCACGCCGATCCGGAAGGTCGACAACGTCGTCATCGGCGACGGCTCCCGCGGGCCGGTCACCGAGGACATCCAGTCGACGTTCTTCGACGTCGTCGAGCGCAAGACCGACGAGTACGACGAGTGGTTCGAGTACGTCGACGTCTAG
- a CDS encoding DUF502 domain-containing protein, with amino-acid sequence MASWKRDFASGLIVLGPILITLYVIYWLYGLVAGVTPGLILSPADLEPLVPGGSEQAQQTRTQLAQFVRVVVTLTVFIILTLSVGYLMRTTVGGLAERIVDNVANRVPVMRVVYNASKMAAETAFGEQESLQKPVKLEVWDGLRMTAFKTGKTTDDGREVLFLPTSPNITTGFVIEVHPDRFEDIDEDVEDALTRVLSAGFGDADRRGLEGGVPIDVIDEAATSGSGSGGRGSDSRDARDASGSEANDD; translated from the coding sequence ATGGCCTCGTGGAAACGGGACTTCGCCAGCGGCCTCATCGTTCTCGGCCCCATCCTCATCACGCTCTACGTGATCTACTGGCTCTACGGACTCGTGGCTGGCGTCACGCCCGGTCTTATCCTCTCACCTGCTGATCTCGAGCCGCTCGTCCCGGGTGGCAGCGAGCAGGCCCAGCAGACGCGGACGCAGCTCGCCCAGTTCGTCCGCGTCGTCGTCACCCTGACAGTCTTCATCATCCTCACGCTCTCGGTAGGCTACCTCATGCGGACGACCGTCGGCGGGCTGGCCGAACGCATCGTCGACAACGTCGCCAACCGGGTCCCCGTGATGCGCGTGGTCTACAACGCCTCGAAGATGGCCGCCGAAACCGCCTTCGGCGAACAGGAATCCCTCCAGAAACCCGTCAAACTCGAGGTCTGGGACGGCCTCCGGATGACGGCGTTCAAGACCGGCAAGACGACCGACGACGGCCGCGAGGTCCTCTTCTTACCGACGTCGCCGAACATCACGACCGGGTTCGTCATCGAGGTCCACCCCGACCGATTCGAGGACATCGACGAGGACGTCGAAGACGCACTCACGCGCGTCCTGAGCGCCGGGTTCGGCGACGCCGACCGTCGCGGTCTCGAGGGTGGTGTCCCGATCGACGTGATCGACGAGGCGGCGACCAGCGGATCGGGGAGCGGAGGGCGTGGATCGGACTCACGGGACGCTCGAGACGCCTCCGGCTCGGAGGCGAACGACGACTGA
- a CDS encoding CDP-2,3-bis-(O-geranylgeranyl)-sn-glycerol synthase, producing MAVLETIVVAFWAMLPAYVPNNAAVLAGGGRPIDGGREWGGRRVLGDGKTWRGTAGGILAGLALAAVLTVLAPEVSSAIGIDVPAFTAPAAIGLAAGAMLGDILASFLKRRTGRQRGAMFPGVDQLDFVVVSLPLTALFATEWFLEWFTWDVILVVVVLTPILHVTTNVIAYKLGLKNEPW from the coding sequence ATGGCAGTACTCGAGACGATCGTCGTCGCGTTCTGGGCGATGTTGCCCGCCTACGTGCCGAACAACGCCGCGGTGCTGGCCGGTGGCGGACGACCGATCGACGGCGGCCGAGAGTGGGGTGGCCGTCGCGTCCTCGGCGACGGGAAAACCTGGCGAGGGACTGCCGGGGGGATTCTCGCCGGTCTCGCGCTCGCGGCCGTTCTCACGGTACTGGCCCCCGAGGTGAGCTCTGCGATCGGTATCGACGTCCCGGCGTTTACCGCTCCGGCGGCGATCGGGCTTGCGGCCGGGGCGATGCTGGGTGACATCCTCGCGTCGTTCCTCAAGCGCCGGACCGGCCGCCAGCGCGGGGCGATGTTCCCCGGCGTCGATCAACTCGATTTCGTCGTCGTCTCGCTCCCACTGACGGCACTGTTCGCGACCGAGTGGTTCCTCGAGTGGTTCACCTGGGACGTCATCCTCGTCGTCGTCGTGCTGACGCCGATCCTGCACGTGACGACGAACGTGATCGCGTACAAACTCGGCCTGAAGAACGAACCCTGGTAA
- a CDS encoding alpha/beta hydrolase, translated as MTLPRAEEPHPDLQRFLELYESLDVPSFDEVSPQEARAQFERMRAGGDPDVEVASVEDRTIDGASGEVTIRIYDPAAEDDGGDDEDRPFVLYFHGGGWVVGSIETHDHVCRKLADTTGYPVASVDYGLAPEHPFPEGLLDCYAALEWAAGSAPAFGGDPDRIALAGDSAGAALAAGTTLLARDRGGPSIAYQVLVYPGTGDVTETPAYEENDDGYFLTAEDVAWFRDHYFAHDVDEGNVYAMPRRAHDLADLPPATVVTAGFDPLRDDGAAYADRLENAGVPVTSHHYPGMIHGFFSMISPPVDLEAAHGVYERLEADLRTALE; from the coding sequence ATGACACTACCACGTGCTGAGGAACCCCACCCTGACCTACAGCGATTTCTCGAGCTGTACGAGTCGCTGGACGTTCCCTCGTTCGACGAGGTGTCGCCACAGGAGGCTCGAGCGCAGTTCGAACGAATGCGTGCAGGCGGTGACCCCGACGTCGAGGTGGCGTCCGTCGAGGACCGAACGATCGACGGAGCGAGTGGCGAGGTCACGATCCGGATCTACGACCCGGCTGCTGAGGACGACGGTGGCGACGACGAGGACCGACCGTTCGTCCTCTACTTCCACGGCGGCGGCTGGGTCGTCGGCAGCATCGAGACCCACGACCACGTCTGTCGCAAGCTGGCCGACACGACCGGCTACCCCGTCGCCAGCGTCGACTACGGCCTCGCGCCCGAACACCCCTTCCCGGAGGGACTGCTCGACTGCTACGCTGCCCTCGAGTGGGCCGCCGGATCGGCCCCGGCGTTCGGCGGCGACCCCGACCGGATCGCGCTGGCCGGCGACAGCGCCGGCGCCGCACTCGCTGCGGGGACGACACTGCTGGCACGAGATCGCGGCGGCCCATCGATCGCCTATCAGGTGCTCGTCTATCCCGGCACCGGCGACGTCACCGAGACGCCCGCCTACGAGGAAAACGACGACGGCTACTTCCTCACCGCCGAGGACGTGGCCTGGTTCCGCGACCACTACTTCGCCCACGACGTCGACGAAGGGAACGTCTACGCGATGCCCCGGCGCGCCCACGACCTCGCTGACCTCCCGCCAGCGACCGTCGTCACGGCCGGCTTCGACCCGCTGCGCGACGATGGCGCTGCGTACGCCGACCGCCTCGAGAACGCGGGCGTCCCCGTCACCAGCCACCACTACCCGGGCATGATACACGGCTTCTTCAGCATGATCAGCCCACCAGTCGACCTCGAGGCCGCCCACGGGGTCTACGAGCGGCTCGAGGCAGACTTGCGGACGGCCCTCGAGTGA